The genomic region TTTGAAtctcatgaatggtgaattcaataccaaattaggttacccattgtgtgatttagccgaactccccttctccctagtgtaaaaatatcgatgtactttcaaaaaaaatatttaaaatatgacATATAAAACtattgaaattttttctttaGTGTTCAAGTGGTTACAAGTCAATAgtattttagaaaatatttttagatgtTGTATTCATTTGTGGtgaattttaagaaaaataactgCATCAAACACGTGGTATAAAAAGTATTGGCTGAGTGGAAGGTGGCTGACACTTCTGTTAATTAGAATGTTGGGTGGCACAGCCTCATTGGATAACGGTGAAAATATAAAAGAGAAAAGGGTGAGAGATGGTCACTTAGGAATTGGAGATGTACACATTTTCTCTTTCCTCTACGTTGGAACCCAAAATGGGCAGAGAGAAGCTCAGCGCGCAATTCTCTTCTGAAAAAATCTTGAAACCATAATGATCATACTCTGATTTTCATAGAGTTTTCAACCACGCCAAGACCTCATAGACCACCTAGGCCACCTAGGTCGTTCAGGCGCTTACTTAGACTTTTTAGgcaattttctgatttttttttcaatttttctttttcatttattggttaatttcgACGGTTAACCATCGCATAATTCTTTTGCTTAAACGTCGATGACTGTCAAAgtcgatttttagaacattgaataaaaaaatagagtTAGAGGGGTTTGTAAATCATGAAGAAAGTGTGACACGGTAATTTATAACCATCATTGCTATATGCATACCACAAATGGTGGAGGTTAGCTGCATTTTTCAACCacaaatattataattaattaaaccaaTTAATGTACTAATTAGCACCCTCAATGATTGTCTAGTTTCATGCATAAAATATCATCTTTCTGATTGACCTAAAGAATCTTTAGACTCCATTTCATATCATTGTTTGCTTGTTGAAATTTGCCTTCtttcaagaaaaaagaaatgaaaagagaaaagtaTGAGCGAAATCATATGCAATGACATGTGTCCAGGCTCATAATTGTAGCTTGCACAACCAGTTTGTTTAGGTAAAGTTAAAGCTGTGTTGAGTGAAGGTTGAGAATGAAAGAGACCATCCCATATGCTGGTTTTTGTCTCTACTACTCATTAGAGCTCATTTTAGACAGtgatatatataaatatcagaTCCACCTAGATGCAACCTGTGTCCAGAAGCATCTAGATTATTGGGTACCAATTAAATCGGCCAAcccccaattttttattttgcaatttactttagttaacaaaaaatttgttttttttttttttttttaacaaacgatttTATCTGCACTAAGGGAGTGGGTTAAGCCTCataataggttagcaataatgtgattaaaatcgtctttaacgagaatcaaacttaagacttctcacttacaagtaaagaagagtACCACTAGACTatataatactaagtggcaactAAACAATTGTTACTAATACTGCTCTATAATTTCTTCATAACCtttattaaaacaaagaaatgtatttttttttttttttttttttgtgtatgtCATGAACGGTTTCGATTTTGATATGTATAATCAAGAATTTGTTGATCACAATATAAGGTACGTCCTGAAATCACATAAGTATTATTCTTTAGTTAATATTATTTCCTTAAAGAAATACTTGTGATTAACGAATTTTCATCGTACAAATGTCATAAAAAAACAATTCATTTTCTTAAACATCATTTGAAGAACATCGCTGAACAAATTCAATCAAATGTAATCATCGATATGTATCAAATAAAATAGCTAGTTCATCCTAAAGTTCCTAATTGTTACAAATACCATGAATTTGCTCATACATAGATTAAATAATTTATcgtttcattgatttttttttttttgtcaaaattgttCTTTAAATgatatttaagaaaataatcaattcaaattataATACGTATACGACAAAAATATATGAATCACAACTGGTATACACTAAGAGGATCACCTTGACAACTTTAATGAATCCAATTATCTTTCGTCAAGTCGTAGAAATTAGTTATTACACCTTTAACAGTCAAGCGTATGAATGGATAAGATAAGAATACTTGGGATCCTATTGAGTATGCTGTAAGCAACTTCAATTTTTTCCTTCCCAAATTAGAATAGCAGTTTCTTAGCATATTAGATAAGCGAGAAATACTAGGATTTTAAAAGTGGGATTTTTCATAAACTTTCTGCCACTTACCGTTTAACGTCAACATGtatcaaaattataaaacattgtgccaaaaatATGAGGTGACATAATCCATAAAAAGTTCCACTTTTGAGAAAACCCCATTAATATTTATCTTTGGCATATATACCTCTTAGCAAGAATGCTGAATTTAGAGAGTTTAGATCAAACCAAAGGATAATATGCACCTTCCCACCACCTTTGTCATCATTGTTGGCACCAATCTTTGGCATCCACTTGTTTCAAAAACAAGTTACCAGTTACTACTAGCTTTCAAATGCAGGGGTATTTATGGAATATTGAGAATAAACTACAAGGGTAAATTTGGACCGTGAAGGGAGGTGAGATGGAGATTGTGGCAAAACTGGAAATGTCTGGACTACAAGGGTAAATTTGGACCGTGAAGGGAGGTGAGATGGAGATTGTGGCAAAACTGGAAATGTCTGGACAAAGAGAGTCCACATAATACAACGTTTGGTTCAACCTTTTCAATCCTTGGAAACCAGTTGCCTTCTTCCTGttaccttctttctttctcattttcttgttACTTCTCTGAGTCTTagacatttaaaaattaatttaactgaacgtgatttgagatgaaaaaaaattaataatctaattaaacattttaaaatacataAACTCGTGGGAATTTCTCAACGGTTTTGCCTATTTAAACCCACCTCCTCTCCTCTCATTCCTCCTCCCACTCCTTCGTTCTTCAATACCTTTAGCGTTGtgctctccctctccctctccctctctctctctctctctctctctctctctctctctctctctcttcccagaGTTCTCTTCTTGCAAGAAAgaaactctctctttctctctagttCATCAATTTGGTATTGGCTTTCTAATCTGGTAAGTCAAATATTCAATCTTTTGATCAAAGGCATTTCCAACCCATTTTTTGAAGATTTGGGTTTCCTTCAAACATCATTTATATAAGCAAAAGTGgttcatttcatttcatatgACATCCACTTTGCACAAAAATTTTGGTTCTTAGATCAAATCCAATTTACACCAAATGAACCCAATCATTATCTAAAGCAGTTCATACATTGAGGCTCGCCCAATGAACCCAATAATTTTTCTTGTGATTCAAATTAAATATAGTTTTAAGTTGTAAAAATTTATTGAATGAGTTGTTCTTGTTCCCTAAAGTTATGATACACTACGGGAAGTGCTTGAAATAATCACATGAAACTTTGTTTAAGTTTACTTTCGTTTTTAGCTTTATGCATTAATCTAACGCCTAATCTTATAAAGTAAATACAACTTTTACTAGGTTGTAATATTAATCTATATCCAAACCTAAATTCCCATAAAGCCATTGGTCCACCTCTTCTCTTGATTCAATTTATAGTAGCGGCTGTTTATTGTCCATTCAGAAACTAAGAAACCCTTATCCAATTCCAAGCTAAGCTATTAGGTATTGGCCTCAGATTACTCACCTTTGAAaaaccttttcttcttttggtggTAATCTGAGTCAATAAGGGccacaactttttttttgtcatccATATATGATGATGGATAAGTTTAGTTTGAGACTGAAAATGAAACTTGATATAAACTTGTGTCGATTTAAGCTTTCATGGAACTTAATGTTCACTTCTCTTCGCCGTTTTCTGAAGGTTTCCTGAAATGGAATTCGACGATCGATTCATGCAGGCTCAGAGGACAAAGTTCGACTGCCTTTTGTTCGGTAAGccttttaattttggaaatttaTGTGCGAATACGAGTTCACTTGTAAAGCAATCATCTTAGACCACTATTGTTTGAACTTTTGCAGATCTTGATGACACACTGTATCCCTATAGTAGTGGCATTGCTACAGCATGCAGAATCAATATAGAAGGTAATACTTTTTATTCTAAGTTAGGCCTTGGAACTGCAGACGTGGGTTAGGCCAGATTGCTAGGGTAGTTGAGGAAACCTTCCGTTCCACATTTTTCATATCAATATAATTTGTATTGATTAtttccccttttcttttcctccagATTATATGGTTGAAAAGCTTGGCATTGACAGGAGCATAATCCCTGAGTTGGGTAACCTTCTGTACAAGAATTATGGAACAACAATGGCTGGTCTCAGggtacttttttcttttctaaattcttcccatatttttgacattttattattttatttctgaGCTTTTCAAATGAATTATGCATAACTTTGCGGGTCCTTCTTTGCAGGCAATTGGCTATGACTTTGACTACGATGAATATCACAGTTTTGTCCATGGAAGATTACCTTATGAGAACATAAAACCGGACCCAATTTTGAGGAGCCTCTTGCTGAACCTGCCTTACAGGAAAATTGTAAGCACCTACTGTGTAACCGGTTATTTATTCCCTTGTCTTTCACATCACGTGACAAGAGTTTCAAGCTTTCTTCTTTATGCTAATTATTTCTGTTTTATATGTGAAACAGATTTTCACAAATGCAGACAAGATCCATGCTGCTAAAGCACTAAGCAGGCTTGGATTGGAAGACATTTTTGAAGGGATTATCTGCTTTGAGACCCTCAATCCGATTCACAAAAACACGGTCTCTGACGACGAAGACGACATAGAATTCGTGGGATTAAGCAGCACTACCACCACTACTAGCAGCTCCCAGATTTTTGACATCATTGGCCATTTTGCTACACCAAACCCCACTTCCAAACTACCCAAAACTCCAATTGTCTGCAAACCATCCGAAGATGCCATCGAACGGGCTCTCAAGATAGCCAACATTAACCCTCAGAGAACAGTAAGaaacatttatattttcttctcaAAATTTGAATATCTCCAGGTTCTTTAGATCATTCACTTATGCCCAATTTTGGTTGTATTTTTGGCTCTTTCAGTTATTCTTTGAAGATAGTGTCCGCAACATACAAGCTGGCAAAAGAGTGGGACTTCAAACTGTATTGGTAAGCTATTGACAACTTTATACCAAAAATATTCAGACACGATCATACTAACTCACATACAACGGACCTCATCACAACTCCTAAAGAAATCATCATCAATCAACTTGTACAGCAGTACAGGTTGGCAAAGTTGGTCATAAGCTGATGCGATCTTATTGTCACTATTGAATGTTACAGGTTGGCACATCTCAGAGAGTAAAAGGTGCAGATTATGCTTTGGAAAGCATTCACAACCTCAGGGAAGCAATACCAGAGCTTTGGGAGGCTGATAGGAAATCTAAAGTTGGTTACTCTGGGAAGGTTGCAGTGGAGACATCAGTCACAGCTTAGATTTGTGCCCTACATGCACTAAGTTTTTATGAGGAAATAttcatgtttttgggattttaccATCCCATTTTTCCtcatcataaaaattaaaaattaaaaaaaaaaaaaatctcattttcctTGTCTCATTGTGATCCGatgttaattataataaaatatatattgtatGCTTTCGTATTGtaaatttgaattaaacattcaaataacGATTCACTAAATCAACCAATTtaatactaaaaaaatttaaataacgaTTCACAATGAATCAATTTAACAATATGACAAACTCAAATGACGATTCACCAAATTgtttaataataaaatgaaagggcacattatacaaataaaaaaaacacctttAAATAGTTATACTTTCCAAGCCTATGAGCCACTACATTTGCTCATACCAAATCAATTAGTTTAATAACATCACGCATGTCACACTCTCATGAttagaaaaattcaaataacgACTCAATTAGGGATtatgattctctcccctccttttTCCATCCCATTTCATCCCCTCCtttcacattcttttattttgtgtttctcttgctataaaaaattagtataagatgttgatgtggcttaacaatgaccgttcaaataggaggggagggaaggggagggaaaaaaaaggggagagaatcctactccctcacttaaacatttcatttttgaaaagttaaaaataaaaaacagaaataCCACAAAATTAAGAGCTAGTCAATCAGTGTAATAACTTTACGTTAACGTGTATCACATTGTCGTGAATAAAAACATTCAAATAACAACCTgtgtaattaaataatttaataacaTAACATTAACGTATACCGAACTGTCGTGATTAGGAAAATCACGTACCTCTTACTCCTGATTTTAAGGAGTCAAAATTTAATCACAAGTATAATTATTAGTGGAACTTCATGCTAATCACGCTAGATATACAATAATCATAAGGTGTGTGTGTACGCATTTTAGTCGACATTTGCAAAGAAAGGGACATACTCATTAAACATtgatattaattataattaacaaCTCAATTGTGTAGCATAATTGATGCGCAAGAAACTGCGTGGGAAAATGATGTGTTCAAGATTACAGGTGAATATTATATGCGTTTACTGTTTCAAAAGTCTACTCATCATATTATTACTATATTAGTAATATACTTCTATCAATCGTATCACCATATTCTTGAGTCTCTGGATACTACTACTAGACACTTCACACTTGTATTGGCATCATTGACTTGGAAAATCACATGAATCTGCTGAGTTAGCCAAAGTAAGAGAGAAGTTGAATTAGTTGCATTATGTGTCCTCAATTTCAGATGAATACTGTGAAAAAGCTTCCTTTTTTCATCAGAGAATTAGCCGTGTAGAGTAGGAAAGGAAACGACTTGGCAGTTGGGAAGACAACATAACCCAATGTCATGTATTTGTGAGCCCAGAATAACTTCAAAATATTAGGGTTTATTGTTTGGTATCTAGATTACATTAGAGACATTTTCGCCTATatatgttttgaatttttaagtcaatgttaattaagtatttttaattttttttcatgctcGTTCCAAGTTCAAAGTAACATTTGAATACATGAGAATCTCTTTTGTTACATGATTTCTTCTTCATATAGGTCTATAGAACAATTACTAACATATATTTTGTGCAAGAGCCCTTCCTATCTAAGAGAAAATTGCCCCATGATTATGTACTGGTCTTACTAGGGATCGCAAATCCCAAGTTTGTATCCCAGAGTATTCAGAAGTTTGCATTaatattttttcacttttttcctTACGTTGTGATCGAATCATCTGTCGTATTTGGTTAATGACCTGAATTTATTTTAATCAATtatcttttgaactttttcaaATAGTCAATTTCCTCATCGccatcatatttttaaattttacactATTCCGTTCATATTTGTCATGTGCGCAACCTATGACCAAATTACGAGCGTAAAATGACTATTCGGCCCACGGTAAATCCAACCATTTAGATTGTGTGGGCAGCTTGATCTATCAATCCCTATATAGAGTATAACAATGGCTTATCTACATATGAGACGTTTTTACCCTTTTAGTTGGCTCACGTGATGCCACGTGAAAAAGATAAAGATGAAAGGAATTTTGGATGCGATGTTGAGTAGCCTAATGGTGGAGAAGTAATTAACTATTTATAAACATTCACGAGGGTAATTAGCCAAATAAAAGTTCAAAGTAGAAACGGATATGGTGTACAAGTTCAAGGGGTATATAGACGAAGACATCTATATGAGATTTATTGTTCAAATGTTAGTGAATGATCCCTTACAAACCGAAAATCGAATTGAAATTACTGTACAATTtggggtttgttttttttttttttttttttttttttgttggttcgATGGTTTGGGTTTAGGTCTTTTACTCCAATTTTGTTTATTCTATCAATCCACAAAAGTATCCACAACATCAAGCCCATCATACACGTATAGAACTAATAAGTGGACAAGAGTACAGAGACGACTAATACCATCCAAACTTAAACCTTATTTAATGAAACATAAACACCTCAAACATTCtggaaaagaaaaggacaaGCGAAAAAAAGCAACTGAATTTAACCTTTCCACCCTTTCAAGGGTGATCGAGTGTCACGCCCCGGTCTCCAGATATATTCAGGGTAGATAGATAAGTCAGAACATAACTGTATgactaaaataaaattcaaattgatTTAGTACTTTAATAAAATACATAGATAAGTACCTAATAAACAAGCAAGTAAGCTCGCAAATCGAAGTGTTGaaataaatgataaataaagGCAATGAACCTAGTCAATTCAGATGCTCAACTCCAACATAACTGCACTTGAAGTCCCTCGTGACTAAACCAATACTACACCATAGGAATGGTGCACCGGAAAATAAAAATTCGGATAAGTAACGAAGCTTGTGTGAGTAGTTAATAAGTAACTATGGTTCCAATTATAAATAGGGTTCATTGTTGGAACTAAAATCGCACACATCTATTGGTGGAGTTGGGATTTAGGCTGAATGATCCATGATATATGGTGAAAAGGAGAATTGGGTTGTTTGGGGGTGTGGTTGAATCCAGATTGGACTATTTACATATATCCGAAGGAGAATAAAACCACAATTGTAGTTTTAAGAAAGGAGTAGATATGATGTGTGATACATTAGAATACATCCTTGACGAATAGCCTATGGAGGGGCGTGATGAGATGAGTTCTTTGTGGACATGTTTACGCATAGATGGCAACGTGTAGAAAGATGAGCCTCTATTAGTCGTAAAGAGAATATAAGAGAGATGTATCTTCATATGTGATTGATTACGCTTGATAAATACCCAAGTTAGGGTATTTATAGAGATCTCAGGAGTCCTTGTAGGGAAAGTAATCCCAGTTAGATCAGGAGACTATTTAGGAAGAAGTCTAGGATAAGCAATCCAATCCTCCTAGGATTATGATTAAGTTGCCTAATCACCAAGATATTCTAATTGGACTTGAACTAGAGTTTTTGTACTTGAGACAAGTAATGCAAGTTGTGAAATGGATGTCTAACGATGCCTCTAACTAGTCAGCATGTTCGAATACCTTACTCCGATTCAGATTAGGAAGCCTAGCTAGTCCGATCTTCTGAACTTCATGGGCTATGTGCATTCCAGTCCTTCTTGCCACCCAAGGTGCCACTCGTCATGGGAccagaaaatcatggtcccataaTTGCTTATAACTATGCTTCTGAGAGTGCTCTGCTTCGAAGATAGATAGTTTCCAACGGACCATGAGCGAACTATCCCAGAATAACTTCTCTGGAATGCATAACAAAATGACCTTCTGTGAGATCCCAAGAATTTATTAACAAgagaaatatttgaaaaaatatatatgtttagCTTATTTATTGAGAAGGTATTCATAAAAAGATAGTGGACGTTAATACAAGTTCTTAGCATATTTTCAATTACCTTTCCTAACTCGATGAATTTTTAAGGTAATATACATGTTGGGCCAATGAATAAGCGCCACGTGGCAGCCAATGAGTGGCTAGCTTGCCACGTGACAGCAGCTAGAATCAGACAGCATAGGGGGTTGTTCTGATTAGGTTAGTGGCATTTTAGCTACATGGCAAGTGATGATTGAACCCAAAGGAATAAGAAGATGCAGGCAGTGCAAATCAGGAAGATGAGGATGCCTATATATACCCTTGTCGGgttggagagaaagagagagggcgAGAGAGAGTTCGATCAGTGAGAAaactctcatttctttcttATGCTCTTTAGgtggaaataaagaaaaatcccaaaccctAACCATACTTCATCTCAATTTTGATTTCGTTTTCGTCTAATGATATATGGAGAAGAGTACTACAATCTCAGGATTTTATCAAGGTGGTGAACTCTTGTAATAGAGAGTTGTGCAATACTTTGGAGCCCAAGTAGGGAAAATATGGCAGACCTTTATAGAGATTGGCTATATTAAATTTTGCGAAGTGTTATGTTATTATTATTGATCTTATTGGTTGATTGATGTGATTTGATGCTAATTTGTTAAATGTTTCTCTTGGGTGTATGTTTGTTATTGACCAGGGAATTATGTTTGGTTGAGAATATATTGTGGTATATGTGAATGATGAAATGAAAGTATTTGTAAATCACTCATGATGTGTCATGTGGTTGGAGCTTCGGTGTTGAGAATGGAATTAGAAATGAGGGTAATGGAAATGATCTTTTGTGTAGTTGAGCCAAACTCTTATTAGGTACGAAGTCTCAGGCAAACCCACAGTGCACAGTTGCTTTTAGGGTAATTCGGGATTGGCGACGAAGAGTTTTGCAAGACGACTAACAAAAAGGGAAATTGAGATGATTGAGTTACATGTGGTTAATTTGTATAATAGAACATTCGAACCACCACTACAGAGGTAAAATGCACGGTATAGGACGTGCAGGTCCACGtgttttattatatgaattaaCGAGAATAGTCAAAGAGTTTGCATTTGAACTCATGCATTGTCATTGCTAATAATTTGGTATTTTGTTATATGATTTCAGGACACTTAATTTAGTATTGTTAATTTACTGTAACAATGTTCTGTCCCTACTGAGCTGTTGAAGCGCACTCCTCTATTATTATGCAAGTTTACGAACTAAACCATCTAAGAGGATAGATGGGATGAGATTGGATTATATGTGAGAAAGAGaagtttaatttatttgttttctttgtagCCTTGTAAAGAATTcttgagtctttttttttttataagaggAATTAATTTTGCACTCCATTATTTctgtttctttatttattttaattttttagctCGTGCTTTGGATTTGAGGTTATTTTTCCACCAATCTCAAGTCCTGGGCGTGGCACCTTCAAACTACTTTTTTGGCTTGGAGTTAGCCGATTCTGGTTCATCCTGCTTGCTTGTCTCTCAAAGATCTAATATTTTGGAGTTCTTAACTATATTGTAGACCTATGATCGGAGTTCAACATGCATAGCTGAAAAGTTGGATGTAAGATGGAATTCGCTTTTGTATTCCTGGAACGACTTAGATGCCTTAGGAGATATTTTATTAAGTTTATTTTACTCAAGTTATTAGGCTTGTTAGAGTAAAACACTTGGATTTCGTCTTTTGCTTCCTTATTGCGGAATATAGTTTAATCTGACAATCTTTTTGAAATAAATTAACTTTGACGTAATGAGTAACGAAGTGAAATAGGAATAAGCTTGTAGGTCCGGGATAGAGCTTTAGACTCCCCTCGGTAAAAAATGCTACCACCCAATCTTAGTGTTTATAAAGATTTCCACTTGGATAATAAGAGTGCCACCCTACTCCAGTGCCAAGTCTAAAACTCCTGAAAAATCCTTTGCTCCAAACTTGTTATGATGCATTGATCGGATTAAGGATGAGAAAGTGACGAGTCGTGTCTAGAATGGTCTCCAGATCTTAGTGTCAGTCCAAACTTCTTTCTTCAAGCATGACTTTGATTCCGTTTGTTTTTCACCTTGCCCCATTCTAGATCTGAGGATTTTAATAGTCGCAACGTGTCACCAAGAAGGGAATGCTAAAGTGtcaaatttgtgaaaatttgtAACTTCCATATTCTGCTAAAAAAGTAAATG from Pyrus communis chromosome 9, drPyrComm1.1, whole genome shotgun sequence harbors:
- the LOC137745163 gene encoding suppressor of disruption of TFIIS-like codes for the protein MEFDDRFMQAQRTKFDCLLFDLDDTLYPYSSGIATACRINIEDYMVEKLGIDRSIIPELGNLLYKNYGTTMAGLRAIGYDFDYDEYHSFVHGRLPYENIKPDPILRSLLLNLPYRKIIFTNADKIHAAKALSRLGLEDIFEGIICFETLNPIHKNTVSDDEDDIEFVGLSSTTTTTSSSQIFDIIGHFATPNPTSKLPKTPIVCKPSEDAIERALKIANINPQRTLFFEDSVRNIQAGKRVGLQTVLVGTSQRVKGADYALESIHNLREAIPELWEADRKSKVGYSGKVAVETSVTA